A window from Triticum aestivum cultivar Chinese Spring chromosome 6D, IWGSC CS RefSeq v2.1, whole genome shotgun sequence encodes these proteins:
- the LOC123140871 gene encoding probable metal-nicotianamine transporter YSL8: MEPEEGAAPAPAPTPAPAAAPVPPREAISLEKAFEGKTLPTWNEQITVRAVVVSAGLGTFLSFIVMKLNITSGIVPSLNVSAGLLAFFMMKTWTSALERCGVFPRPFTRQENTVVQTCVISCSSIAFSGGFGTYILGMSRKIAKGFDEANNTMNVEEPSLWRVMAYLFLVSFVGLFSIVPLRKIMIISYRLTYPSGSATAHLINSFHTPQGAIQAKQQVSILFKSFLGSFLWSMFQWFYTAGDSCGFGSFPTFGMEAYNRRFYFDFSATYVGVGMICPYIINFSLLIGSIISWGIMWPFIESKRGDWYDANLPNSSLHGLNGYQVFISIAMIMGDGLFNFFSILFRTSYDMYLKRTGRAKANAAGVPFAGAGLAGANERQALSFDDRRRTQIFLKDQIPTVVAVGAYVALAGISVLAIPHIFRQLKPKHVVWAYVVAPIFAFCNAYGTGLTDWSLSSSYGKLAIFIFGANIGAKDGGVIAGLAACGLMMGIVSTASDLIQDFKTGYLTLTSPRAMFVSQVIGTGIGCIISPTVFWIFYQAYDIGNDEGYPAPYAKIYRGIALLGTNGWDQLPKYCLRFCAAFFILAIAICALKEVANNKTWWIRDYIPSALGMAVPFFLGSFFTIDMCVGSLILYMWSKSDRLHAQMFAPAVASGLICGDGIWSLPSSLLSLGNVEPPMCLRVFDADTNYEVEQFLSTLPIPA, translated from the exons ATGGAGCCAGAGGAGGGCGCTGCCCCGGCGCCCGCGCCCACGCCCGCGCCGGCGGCGGCCCCGGTGCCACCGCGGGAGGCGATCTCGTTGGAGAAGGCGTTCGAAGGCAAGACCCTGCCGACGTGGAACGAGCAGATCACGGTCCGCGCCGTGGTGGTGAGCGCGGGGCTGGGCACCTTCCTCAGCTTCATCGTGATGAAGCTCAACATCACCTCCGGCATCGTGCCGTCGCTCAACGTCTCCGCGGGGCTGCTCGCCTTCTTCATGATGAAGACGTGGACGTCGGCGCTGGAGCGCTGCGGCGTCTTCCCGCGGCCCTTCACCCGGCAGGAGAACACGGTGGTGCAGACCTGCGTCATCTCCTGCTCCAGCATCGCCTTCTCcggcggcttcggcacctacaTCCTCGGCATGAGCCGCAAGATCGCCAAGGGCTTCGACGAGGCCAACAACACCATGAACGTCGAGGAGCCGTCGCTGTGGCGCGTCATGGCATACCTCTTCCTCGTCAGCTTCGTGGGGCTCTTCTCCATCGTGCCGCTCAGGAAGATCATGATCATTAGCTACCGCCTCACCTACCCCTCCGGCTCCGCCACCGCCCACCTCATCAACAGCTTCCACACGCCCCAAGGCGCCATCCAGGCCAA GCAGCAGGTGTCCATCCTGTTCAAGTCGTTTCTAGGGAGCTTCCTGTGGTCCATGTTCCAGTGGTTCTACACGGCGGGGGACTCGTGCGGGTTCGGCTCCTTCCCCACGTTCGGGATGGAGGCGTACAACCGGCGCTTCTACTTCGACTTCTCGGCGACGTAcgtcggggtggggatgatctgcccctacATCATCAACTTCTCGCTGCTCATCGGGAGCATCATCTCCTGGGGGATCATGTGGCCCTTCATCGAGAGCAAGAGGGGGGACTGGTACGACGCCAACCTCCCCAACAGCAGCCTCCACGGCCTCAACGGCTACCAGGTCTTCATCTCCATCGCCATGATCATGGGCGACGGCCTCTTCAACTTCTTCTCCATCCTCTTCCGCACCTCCTACGACATGTACCTCAAGCGCACGGGCCGCGCCAAGGCCAACGCCGCGGGGGTCCCCTTCGCCGGCGCCGGCCTCGCGGGCGCCAACGAGAGGCAGGCGCTCAGCTTCGACGACCGCCGCCGCACGCAGATCTTCCTCAAGGACCAGATCCCCACCGTCGTCGCCGTGGGCGCCTACGTTGCCCTCGCCGGCATCTCCGTCCTCGCCATCCCGCACATCTTCCGCCAGCTCAAGCCCAAGCACGTCGTCTGGGCCTACGTCGTCGCGCCCATCTTCGCCTTCTGCAACGCCTACGGCACCGGCCTCACCGACTGGTCCCTCTCCAGCAGCTATGGCAAGctcgccatcttcatcttcggcgccaACATCGGCGCCAAGGACGGCGGGGTCATCGCCGGCCTCGCCGCCTGTGGCCTCATGATGGGGATCGTCTCCACCGCCTCCGACCTCATCCAGGACTTCAAGACGGGGTACCTCACCCTCACCTCCCCGCGTGCCATGTTCGTGAGCCAGGTCATCGGCACGGGGATCGGTTGCATCATCTCCCCCACTGTCTTCTGGATCTTCTACCAGGCCTACGACATCGGCAACGACGAGGGCTACCCGGCGCCCTACGCCAAGATCTACCGCGGCATCGCGCTCCTCGGCACCAACGGCTGGGACCAGCTGCCCAAGTACTGCCTCAGGTTCTGCGCCGCCTTCTTCATCCTCGCCATCGCCATCTGCGCGCTCAAGGAAGTGGCCAACAACAAAACGTGGTGGATCAGGGACTACATACCCAGCGCGCTCGGCATGGCGGTGCCCTTCTTCCTTGGATCCTTCTTCACCATCGACATGTGCGTGGGGAGCTTGATACTCTACATGTGGTCCAAGTCCGACAGGCTGCACGCGCAGATGTTCGCGCCGGCGGTGGCATCGGGGCTAATCTGCGGCGACGGGATTTGGTCGCTGCCGTCGTCGTTGCTGTCGCTAGGCAACGTTGAACCACCCATGTGCCTGAGGGTCTTCGACGCCGACACCAACTACGAGGTGGAGCAGTTCCTTTCGACCTTACCCATCCCGGCGTAG